The DNA window TGGGTCCGCGCCTTCTTGAGCTTGATCTTGCCCTTGCCGTCCACGAGGTAATCGCTGCCGAGCAGTCCCTCGACGGTGCCGCGGAAGCCGGTGACGGCCCACCCGGTTTCGGCGAAGCCCTCCGCGATCCGATTCTTGATGCGCAGGCTCTCCTCGTCGGCGTTGCAGAAGGCCTTGAGCAGCGCCTCGCGGGCGAGCTCCTGCCGCTGGTTGAAGAGACCCTCGACGGTCAGGTAGCGCACTGTCTCGTCGTGGTCCTCGAGGAAGGGGACGAGCCGCTCGGCCGCCCGCACGTCCTTGAAGTCCCCGAGGTAGCCGATGAGCTGCTGCTTCTTCGACGGGTCGCGCACGTAGCCGGGCTCGTAGCTCGCGAGCACCTCCTCGAGCACGGACCAGCTGGTCTCGTGGTCGCAGACGTCGCCCAGCATGCGCAGCCCCCACGAGAGCGTCGGGGAGTCCGTCAGGTGCTGGCGGAGGTGCGGGAGCACCCGCTCGCCGAGATCCACGAGCCCCTGGTAGACCAGGTTCTTCTCCTCTTCGTCCGAGACCATGTTGGCGTCGTAGATGAAGGTGAAGCGCTTGAACAGCGCCGCGATCGCCTCGTCGCTTCCGTCCTCCAGCAGGGTGTGCAGCGCCGGACCGCGATCGTCCGGTTTGATCTTCTTGTTGGCGGCCTTGGCGCTCGCCTTTTGCAGCGCGCGCTCTTTGCGGCCGTCCTTGCTGAAGAGTGCCTTGAGGCTCACGGCGTCCTCTGAGTAGTGGAAATCGGAGCTCGCCAGCGACGGGCTGCGCGGCTTTCGTCCTATTGGTCGTCGCCAGTCTGCAATCGGTTCGCTCGGGGGTCAATAGGCGTTTTGGCCACGTTCTGACGCTGGAATCTCGAAAGGCGGTGCGTATAATAGCGCCCGCCTGAGGGGGCATTTTCCGTCGGAACGCGCTCAGGCGAGGGGATCATGGCCTCGGTCAAGCTACAGCAGGTTCGCAACATCGGCATCGTGGCGCACATCGATGCCGGCAAGACCACGGTGACCGAAAGGTTTCTCTACTACTCCGGTCGCATCCACCGGATGGGAGAAGTGCACGACGGTCAGGCCCAGATGGACTGGATGCCCCAGGAGCAGGAGCGGGGGATCACCATCACGGCCGCGGCTACGACGCTCGCGTGGCGGAACCACGAGCTGCACCTCATCGACACTCCCGGGCACGTGGACTTCACGATCGAGGTGGAGCGCAGTCTGCGCGTGCTCGACGGCGTGGTGGTGGTCTTCTGCGGGGTTGGCGGGGTCGAGCCGCAGTCCGAGACGGTGTGGGGCCAGGCCGAGAAGTTCGGGGTGCCGCGGCTGGCCTTCATCAACAAGCTGGACCGCGTGGGGGCGAACTTCGAGGGGGTGGTCGAGGAGATGCGGACGCGGCTGGGTGCGCGCCCGGTGGTGATCCAGATCCCGATCGGGATCGAGGACACCTTCGCCGGCGCGGTGGACCTGGTCGAGATGAAGGGGATCACCTGGTCGGGGGACAGCGACCAGCCGACGGTGGGCGAGGTGCCGGCGCACCTGCGGGAGGCGGCCGAGCAGGCTCGCGAGCGGATGATCGAGGCCATCGGCGAGGTGGACGATCAGGTGGCGGAGAAGTTCCTCGAGGGGCAGACGGTGGAGATCCCCGAGCTCAAGGCGGCGCTGCGCAAGGCCTGCTGCGCCAACAAGCTCGTGCCGGTGCTCTGCGGGGCGGCGCTCCGGAATCGCGGGGTGCAGCCGCTCATCGACGCGGTGGTGGACTACCTGCCGTCGCCGCTGGACGTGCCGCCGGCCGTGGGGTCGGTGCCGGGGAAGCCCGACGAGATCGCCGAGCGGCCCCCCCAGGAGAAGGCTCCCTTCGCGGCGCTCGCGTTCAAGGTGCACATGGAGCAGGGGCGCAAGGTGGTCTACCTGCGCATCTACTCGGGGCGCCTCAAGCCGGGCGACGACGTGCTCAACGCGCGCCTCGGCAAGACGGAGAAGGTGGCGCGCCTCTTCCAGGTGCACGCGAACCGCAGGGAGCGGATCGACCTCGCCGGCCCGGGCACGATCGTGGCCGCGATGGGCCTCAAGCTCACGGGGACCGGGGACACGGTCTGCGATGCGGGGCACCCGATCCTGATGGAGCCGATCGACACCTACGCCCCGGTCATCTCGCAGGCGGTGGAGCCGAACACGGTGGCCGAGAAGGAGAAGCTGGACTTCGGTCTGGCCAAGATGGCCGAGGAGGACCCCACCTTCCGCGTGACCGAGGACGCCGAGACCGGGCAGACCCTGATCAGCGGGATGGGCGAGCTGCACCTCGAGATCATCGTGGACCGCCTGGTGCGCGAGTATGGGGTGGAGGCGCGGGTGGGGCGGCCGCAGGTCGTGTATCGCGAGACGCTGACGTCGGCCGGGCGGGCGGAGCACGTCTTCGAGCGCAAGCTGGACGACGGCTCGCAGATCTACGGACACGCGGCGGTGCGGGTCGAGCCGCGGCAGCGTGGCAGCGGGATGGCCTTCGAGAACGCCATTCCGGCGGGGACGATCCTTCACCCCGCGGTGGTGCAGGCGGCGATGGACGGGCTGCGAGAGGCCGCCACGTCGGGGGTGAGCGCGGGCTACCCGCTCGTGGACGTGCGGGTCATGCTCTGCGGCATCACCACCCGTGAGGGGGTGACGGGCGACGTGGGTTACAAGGTAGCGGCGGGCGAGGCCTTCCGGCGAGCCTGCCGCGAGGCGGGACCGGCGCTGC is part of the Deltaproteobacteria bacterium genome and encodes:
- a CDS encoding HEAT repeat domain-containing protein; the encoded protein is MSLKALFSKDGRKERALQKASAKAANKKIKPDDRGPALHTLLEDGSDEAIAALFKRFTFIYDANMVSDEEEKNLVYQGLVDLGERVLPHLRQHLTDSPTLSWGLRMLGDVCDHETSWSVLEEVLASYEPGYVRDPSKKQQLIGYLGDFKDVRAAERLVPFLEDHDETVRYLTVEGLFNQRQELAREALLKAFCNADEESLRIKNRIAEGFAETGWAVTGFRGTVEGLLGSDYLVDGKGKIKLKKARTQP
- the fusA gene encoding elongation factor G — encoded protein: MASVKLQQVRNIGIVAHIDAGKTTVTERFLYYSGRIHRMGEVHDGQAQMDWMPQEQERGITITAAATTLAWRNHELHLIDTPGHVDFTIEVERSLRVLDGVVVVFCGVGGVEPQSETVWGQAEKFGVPRLAFINKLDRVGANFEGVVEEMRTRLGARPVVIQIPIGIEDTFAGAVDLVEMKGITWSGDSDQPTVGEVPAHLREAAEQARERMIEAIGEVDDQVAEKFLEGQTVEIPELKAALRKACCANKLVPVLCGAALRNRGVQPLIDAVVDYLPSPLDVPPAVGSVPGKPDEIAERPPQEKAPFAALAFKVHMEQGRKVVYLRIYSGRLKPGDDVLNARLGKTEKVARLFQVHANRRERIDLAGPGTIVAAMGLKLTGTGDTVCDAGHPILMEPIDTYAPVISQAVEPNTVAEKEKLDFGLAKMAEEDPTFRVTEDAETGQTLISGMGELHLEIIVDRLVREYGVEARVGRPQVVYRETLTSAGRAEHVFERKLDDGSQIYGHAAVRVEPRQRGSGMAFENAIPAGTILHPAVVQAAMDGLREAATSGVSAGYPLVDVRVMLCGITTREGVTGDVGYKVAAGEAFRRACREAGPALLEPIMDVEVTYPEEFMGEVIGDLNARGGQIEEVGFRGGKRELKAKVPMRQMFGYSTRVRSLTQGRANFTMRFDRYDTAG